The genomic window CGGTTCGTTCGTGGTCTCCGCCGGTGGCGCGACCAACGTGATCCCCGACACCGGTGTGCTCGAGGTCGAGATCCGCGGTAACACCGACGAGGAGTGGCGCGACGCGCGGGCTCGCGTGCGACGCGTGCTCGAGGGAGCGGCGCTCGCCGCCGGTTGCGCGCTCGAGATCGAGCAGCCCGAACTGCCGTATGCGCCGCTCGACTCCGACGCCGACCTCTCTCGGCTGTTCGACGAGGCGATCTCGGGCGACCTGGCGTACGACCTCGTTCCGAAGCCCGAGGGAATCGCGGGCGGGTCGACCGACATGGGCAACGTGTCGCAGTACCTCCCGTCGATCCATCCGATGATCGCGCTCCTGGGCGTCGAGGCGGTGCCGCACCACCAGAGCTTCGCGGCGGCCGCCGTCTCGCCGGCAGGTGACCGGGCCGTCGTCGACGGCGCGATCGCGCTCGCGCTCACCGCGGTCGGCGCCGTCGAAGACGACGCGGTGCGCGAGCGGCTCCTCGCCGCGCAGGCCGTGAGGCCCCGCTATCTCGACTCGGCCGCTGCCGCCGCGGACTGAGTCGACCTCGGGGCATCCGCCCCCGTGCTGCCCCTGATGCCTCGCTCGCGTCAGGGGCGGCACAATACTGAGGAAGACTCGATCACACGGCGCTCGCACGCCGAGCACCCGACCTCAGGGGGAGCCATGCCGATCAGGGTGGGCGGAATCGAACTGCACGTCGGGCCGACCTCGGTCGGCGGACCCGACGACCTCGACCGCGCGATCCGCGAGTTCATCGAGGGCGCCGACCATTCGCTCGCGATCGCCGTGCAGGAGATCGACTCGCGGCCGATAGCCGAGGCCATCGTCGCCGCCCGGCAGCGCAAGGTGAAGGTCCGCATCATCGTCGAGGGCGACTACCTCACCGAGGAGAAGGCCGTCGCCGACCCCTGGACCGGTCGCGGCGCCCACGACGAGAATCGCGAGATCCTCTCGGCGCTCCTCAAGACCCGCGTCGACGTCGTCAGCGACCTCAACCCGAAGATCTTCCACCAGAAGTTCATCGTGCGCGACAGCGGCAAGTCGGGCGCCGCCGTGCTGACCGGATCGACGAACTTCACGCGCACCGACACCGGCACGAACGCCGTCACGGGCGCGGGTGCCGGGCAGAACCTCAACCACGTCGTGATCCTGCACGGCCAGCGCGCCGCCACCCAGTACCTGCGCGAGTTCGATCGCATGCGGTCGGGCACGTTCGGGGCGCTGCACGACCGCGTAGAGGCGAGCCCGTCGGAGTTCGGCCTGC from Agromyces sp. LHK192 includes these protein-coding regions:
- a CDS encoding phosphatidylserine/phosphatidylglycerophosphate/cardiolipin synthase family protein, with product MPIRVGGIELHVGPTSVGGPDDLDRAIREFIEGADHSLAIAVQEIDSRPIAEAIVAARQRKVKVRIIVEGDYLTEEKAVADPWTGRGAHDENREILSALLKTRVDVVSDLNPKIFHQKFIVRDSGKSGAAVLTGSTNFTRTDTGTNAVTGAGAGQNLNHVVILHGQRAATQYLREFDRMRSGTFGALHDRVEASPSEFGLPKLRVKPLFAPRHGPEMEIMKQMLKSKQRIDFAMFTFAQSSGIDDTMIRLRPTLGSIRGVLDRDQGAAEWAATTGLGAGGVELFANRRGSGVRKLHHKLMVIDERLTIVGSFNYTAPANTLNDENIVVLGDLEEQDSAAEDAQRQVAAYALAEIDRIIADLSVPVPVV